The Methanocella arvoryzae MRE50 genome includes a region encoding these proteins:
- a CDS encoding ABC transporter ATP-binding protein produces MGQAVIETQNLTKLYDQKAVVNNLSFTVDAGEIFGFLGPNGAGKSTTMKMLLGLVQPTSGTGKVAGHDIIHDVLEVRKACGVLPDPYGFYENQTAWQNLKFYCELYDIHGKELEEKVNKTLDKVGLHDAKHKKVHKFSKGMKQRLGVAQVIVHDPQVMMFDEPTAGIDPQGAEDFRNLMLEMKAKGKTIFLTSHVMPEVEAICDRIGIIVNGEMKICGNVDQLVEQFSRRQGYQLRLRVKEIDEPVVRNSISGITGISTVARNNGFYVINASEDVSEDVSRAVCRTGGLVTELDVYRPTLNEIFLEVTRPVAAVKE; encoded by the coding sequence CTTCACAGTAGACGCAGGCGAGATCTTCGGCTTTCTCGGCCCTAACGGCGCTGGCAAGAGTACTACCATGAAGATGCTCCTCGGACTGGTACAGCCCACCTCGGGCACCGGCAAAGTCGCCGGGCACGACATCATCCACGACGTTTTAGAAGTGAGGAAGGCCTGCGGCGTCCTTCCCGACCCGTATGGTTTCTACGAGAACCAGACTGCGTGGCAGAACCTCAAATTCTACTGCGAATTGTACGACATCCACGGCAAGGAACTGGAAGAAAAGGTGAATAAGACCCTGGACAAGGTGGGATTGCATGATGCCAAGCACAAGAAGGTACACAAGTTCAGTAAAGGCATGAAGCAAAGGCTCGGCGTCGCCCAGGTCATCGTCCACGACCCGCAGGTGATGATGTTCGACGAGCCCACCGCCGGCATCGACCCACAGGGCGCCGAGGACTTTCGCAACCTCATGCTGGAAATGAAGGCCAAAGGTAAAACAATATTCCTGACTTCGCATGTAATGCCCGAAGTAGAGGCGATCTGTGACCGTATCGGTATCATCGTGAACGGCGAGATGAAGATCTGCGGCAACGTCGATCAGCTCGTGGAGCAGTTCTCGAGACGGCAGGGCTACCAGCTCAGGTTAAGAGTGAAAGAGATCGACGAGCCGGTCGTGAGGAATTCCATTTCAGGCATCACCGGCATCTCCACTGTAGCAAGGAATAATGGTTTCTATGTGATCAACGCCTCCGAGGACGTCTCGGAAGACGTATCCAGAGCAGTCTGCAGGACCGGCGGCCTCGTCACCGAGCTAGACGTTTACCGGCCCACTTTGAACGAGATCTTCTTAGAGGTCACCCGGCCCGTAGCAGCGGTGAAAGAATGA
- a CDS encoding DsbA family protein: MPQQYEAPHTEAPRLVRPVGPEDHTHGPENAPATLVEYGDFECPHCGRAHPVIKEVRRRLGDRLRFAFRHFPMTQVHPHSMLAAEAAEAAAAQGKFWEMHDVLFEHQDALEAEDLKRYAAGLKLDTGRFNGELDSHVYEEGIRRQFLEGVRSGVNGTPSFFINGARYDGPPERDSLIKAIEECIAGK, translated from the coding sequence CTGCCGCAACAGTATGAGGCGCCTCATACTGAGGCGCCGAGGCTCGTCCGGCCGGTCGGCCCGGAAGACCATACGCATGGGCCGGAAAACGCCCCCGCCACTCTCGTAGAGTACGGCGATTTCGAGTGCCCGCACTGTGGGAGGGCTCATCCGGTCATCAAAGAGGTCCGGCGCAGGCTTGGCGACAGGCTGCGCTTTGCCTTCCGCCACTTTCCCATGACACAGGTGCACCCGCACTCCATGCTGGCGGCAGAGGCCGCTGAGGCTGCTGCAGCGCAGGGAAAGTTCTGGGAGATGCACGACGTGCTCTTCGAGCACCAGGATGCCCTGGAAGCCGAAGACCTGAAGCGCTATGCCGCAGGCCTGAAGCTGGACACGGGCAGATTCAACGGCGAGCTTGATAGCCATGTCTATGAAGAAGGAATCCGCAGGCAGTTCCTGGAGGGCGTGCGCAGCGGAGTAAATGGCACCCCGTCGTTCTTTATCAACGGGGCGCGGTACGACGGCCCCCCGGAAAGGGATTCACTGATAAAGGCGATTGAGGAATGTATCGCCGGCAAATGA
- the purT gene encoding formate-dependent phosphoribosylglycinamide formyltransferase has protein sequence MGITARKVLGTPYANGAKLMFLGAGELGKETMIEAQRMGIEIVAVDRYANSPGMQVAHRSYVTNMKSERALLAIVEKEKPDAIIPEIEAINTDTLFKLEKEGFFVAPCANAVWTAMHRERLREAIASTGARTSKYEYATDLESFKAACKKIGFPCVSKPIMSSSGKGSYVLKSSKDVEKAFKEAAKARGSSDKIIVEEFIDFDVEITALSVRYLNGKGKPESKFVRPLGHYQIEGDYHASWHPWTDATDKKIDKLEKEIYDYAGRIMDKLGGYGLFAHEMFVDTKNGKVYANETACRPHDTGLVTIASMPFGYSEFALHAKAVLGIPIACEGKVIQPRSTAASHVILSHTEGWYPQFKVDGAYAPDTNVLIFGKPEAYEERRLGVVLATAGTVEDAKKKAQKAAHTVKVSANDKWAGQEITEKHYR, from the coding sequence ATGGGTATCACAGCACGGAAAGTTTTAGGGACTCCATACGCAAACGGGGCAAAACTCATGTTTCTCGGCGCCGGGGAACTGGGCAAGGAGACGATGATCGAGGCGCAGCGGATGGGCATCGAGATCGTCGCCGTCGACCGGTACGCCAATTCGCCGGGCATGCAGGTGGCGCACAGGTCGTACGTGACCAACATGAAGAGCGAGCGGGCGCTGCTGGCCATCGTTGAAAAAGAGAAGCCTGATGCGATCATCCCGGAGATCGAGGCGATTAACACGGACACGCTCTTCAAACTAGAAAAGGAGGGCTTCTTCGTGGCGCCCTGTGCAAACGCCGTTTGGACGGCCATGCACCGGGAGCGGCTTCGAGAGGCGATCGCCTCCACCGGGGCCAGGACTTCGAAGTACGAGTACGCCACAGACCTGGAATCGTTCAAGGCCGCGTGCAAGAAGATCGGCTTCCCCTGCGTGTCCAAGCCCATCATGTCGTCGAGCGGCAAGGGCTCTTACGTGCTGAAATCCTCGAAAGATGTAGAGAAGGCCTTCAAGGAGGCGGCCAAGGCCAGGGGCTCCTCGGACAAGATCATTGTAGAGGAGTTCATCGACTTCGACGTCGAGATCACCGCCCTCTCGGTCCGGTATTTGAACGGGAAGGGCAAGCCCGAGAGCAAGTTTGTCAGGCCGCTGGGCCATTACCAGATCGAGGGCGACTACCATGCTTCCTGGCACCCGTGGACCGATGCCACGGATAAGAAGATCGATAAGCTGGAGAAGGAGATCTACGACTACGCCGGCCGCATTATGGACAAGCTGGGCGGCTATGGCCTGTTCGCCCACGAGATGTTCGTGGATACGAAGAACGGCAAGGTGTATGCTAACGAGACGGCGTGCCGGCCCCACGACACCGGCCTGGTGACCATCGCCAGCATGCCCTTCGGGTACTCGGAGTTCGCGCTGCACGCGAAAGCCGTATTGGGCATCCCCATCGCCTGCGAAGGCAAGGTCATCCAGCCCCGCTCTACGGCGGCGTCCCACGTGATCCTGTCCCACACCGAGGGCTGGTACCCCCAGTTCAAGGTCGATGGCGCCTACGCTCCCGATACCAACGTGCTGATCTTCGGCAAGCCGGAGGCCTACGAGGAGCGCCGCCTGGGCGTGGTCCTGGCCACTGCGGGCACCGTGGAGGACGCGAAGAAGAAGGCTCAGAAGGCTGCTCACACGGTCAAAGTGTCTGCGAACGATAAGTGGGCAGGGCAGGAAATAACGGAAAAGCATTATAGGTAG
- a CDS encoding phytoene desaturase family protein, whose product MKIAVIGAGLGGLLSAAALSKEHDVTVYEQLDMYGGRFTNLPYKGFQLTTGAFHMIPHGPTGPLALLLKDVGADVEIVRSKPEGTVLMQDGKLVSAMNFVDVLSPATKLKVPLLAMKALGQKTGTAADFLKGFPDMLPLADSFCGWALSATAANTPMEEIAAILKNMQKYGMPGIPMGGCSGVVDALAGVVEDNGGRINLSTRVDAVKVEDGRATGVSVAGQNVPVDAVISNIGHQLTSKLYDRKYLEPKYAEVLTKVKPSAGIKICLAAEEPLVGHPGVLFTPYTRRVNGINEVTHTDPSLAPKGMHLTMSHQTLRSADMQQEIKLGLEDLKKIFPGKKYSVLMVQSYKDDWPVNRISSGYDLGNLTPVKGLFVVGDGAKGKGGIEVEGVALGVRNMLELFEKAYG is encoded by the coding sequence TTGAAGATAGCAGTGATCGGCGCCGGGCTGGGCGGCCTGCTCTCTGCGGCCGCCCTGTCTAAAGAGCACGACGTCACGGTATACGAGCAGCTGGACATGTACGGCGGCCGTTTCACAAACCTGCCTTACAAGGGTTTCCAGCTCACCACGGGCGCTTTCCACATGATACCCCATGGCCCGACCGGCCCGCTGGCTCTTCTGCTGAAAGACGTGGGCGCCGACGTCGAGATCGTCAGGTCGAAGCCTGAGGGTACCGTCCTGATGCAGGACGGCAAGCTGGTCAGCGCCATGAACTTCGTCGACGTGCTGTCGCCGGCGACCAAGCTGAAGGTGCCGCTGCTGGCGATGAAGGCTCTCGGCCAGAAAACAGGCACCGCCGCAGATTTCCTCAAAGGCTTCCCGGACATGCTGCCCCTCGCAGACAGCTTCTGCGGATGGGCGCTCTCGGCTACCGCCGCTAACACTCCGATGGAAGAGATCGCCGCGATCCTGAAGAACATGCAGAAGTACGGTATGCCTGGAATACCCATGGGAGGCTGCAGCGGCGTCGTCGACGCGCTCGCAGGCGTGGTAGAGGACAACGGCGGCCGCATCAACCTGAGCACCAGGGTGGACGCGGTCAAGGTAGAGGACGGCAGGGCTACGGGCGTATCCGTGGCCGGACAGAATGTCCCGGTCGACGCGGTCATCTCCAACATCGGGCACCAGCTGACCTCTAAGCTTTACGACCGGAAGTACCTGGAGCCGAAGTACGCCGAAGTGCTGACGAAGGTAAAGCCTTCGGCCGGCATCAAGATCTGCCTCGCGGCGGAAGAGCCCCTCGTCGGCCACCCCGGCGTGCTGTTCACCCCGTATACCAGGAGGGTGAACGGCATCAACGAGGTCACCCACACGGATCCTTCTTTAGCCCCGAAGGGCATGCACCTCACCATGTCCCACCAGACCTTGCGGAGTGCCGACATGCAGCAGGAAATTAAGCTCGGCCTGGAGGACTTGAAGAAGATTTTCCCCGGCAAGAAGTACTCGGTGCTTATGGTCCAGTCCTACAAGGACGACTGGCCGGTCAACCGCATTTCCTCCGGCTACGACCTCGGCAACCTGACGCCGGTCAAAGGCCTCTTCGTGGTAGGCGACGGCGCCAAGGGCAAGGGAGGCATTGAGGTAGAGGGCGTCGCGCTCGGCGTGCGGAACATGCTCGAATTATTCGAGAAAGCGTACGGATAG
- a CDS encoding PHP domain-containing protein, whose protein sequence is MPRRGLMKIDTHIHTTCSDGRKTVPEVFQLASELGIRLLSITDHDTVAGYPAAFGEAEKHGIRLIPGVEFSTRNEDGHVDVHVVGLRIDPDYAPLQTELKLLADARVEARMRLLDRVNAYLAEKYEGIEPVKFESVRKRVSGTIVGKPHIAAEIIETARRSGIEIPEEELYAIFRLPEVETKKAYELTMAECIELIKAAGGLPVLAHPFEYARPDAVLKKFKKLGGTGVELCKYRQKTKMRFIRNIEPYARLTMERQLNMKTIEMARRYGLKLTACSDYHAKNGEPGMEADEYGIDIGWLLE, encoded by the coding sequence ATGCCTCGGCGAGGGCTCATGAAGATCGACACACACATCCACACTACCTGTTCTGACGGCCGCAAGACTGTCCCGGAAGTATTTCAGCTGGCCTCAGAGCTTGGCATTCGCCTGCTCTCGATCACCGATCACGACACCGTCGCCGGCTACCCCGCAGCCTTCGGGGAAGCGGAAAAGCACGGCATTCGCCTGATTCCCGGAGTAGAGTTCTCAACCAGGAACGAAGACGGCCACGTCGACGTCCACGTAGTGGGACTGAGGATCGACCCTGACTACGCCCCCCTGCAAACCGAGCTCAAACTGCTCGCGGACGCCCGGGTAGAAGCCCGGATGCGGCTCCTCGACCGGGTCAACGCCTACCTGGCCGAAAAATACGAGGGCATCGAGCCCGTAAAATTCGAGAGCGTCAGGAAGCGGGTGTCTGGCACCATCGTGGGCAAGCCCCACATCGCCGCAGAGATCATCGAAACCGCCCGCAGATCAGGCATCGAGATACCCGAGGAAGAGCTGTACGCCATCTTCCGGCTCCCCGAAGTGGAGACTAAAAAAGCCTACGAACTCACCATGGCCGAATGCATCGAGCTGATCAAAGCGGCAGGAGGCCTGCCCGTCCTCGCCCACCCCTTCGAATACGCCCGGCCCGACGCAGTGTTGAAGAAGTTCAAAAAGCTCGGCGGCACCGGAGTCGAGCTCTGCAAGTACCGGCAGAAGACCAAAATGCGGTTTATAAGAAACATCGAGCCATACGCCCGCCTGACGATGGAAAGGCAGCTCAACATGAAAACGATAGAAATGGCCCGACGCTATGGCCTGAAACTCACCGCCTGCTCCGACTACCACGCCAAAAACGGCGAGCCCGGGATGGAGGCCGACGAGTACGGCATCGACATCGGGTGGCTCCTCGAATAA
- a CDS encoding 4Fe-4S binding protein codes for MRIAETCVGCGQCKVFCPAGAIKTCGISRITESCTECGTCKGYCPIGAIRED; via the coding sequence ATGAGGATCGCTGAAACTTGTGTCGGCTGCGGGCAGTGCAAGGTGTTCTGCCCCGCCGGCGCCATAAAAACCTGCGGCATCAGCAGGATAACCGAAAGCTGCACAGAATGCGGCACATGCAAGGGATACTGCCCGATAGGCGCCATCAGGGAGGACTGA
- a CDS encoding MFS transporter has translation MQQAQQEQIPEQVYRNRYKIMLVVLPSIFMSVIDGTVTNIALPTITSYFNVDVALSQWVITGYLLTITSLLLVFGKISERTGKIPIFIAGFAIFTVSSLACGLAPNLPVLIGCRVLQAVGGAMVFSISGAILFQAFPVKERGRAMGYIGSTVAIGGIMGPVVGGFLVSTLGWQYIFLINVPIGVVVLLAALAYLRMPETKYEEAGFDWAGTGALVTAMTSLVLCLGQLADTAAITPPIVALAAIFAVSLTAFVWIESRARSPILDLEVFRIKNFTLPCLSMLLFFVGSFTVTIVGPFYFEGVMGFTPAQVGMFFLINPIIMMIGAPIGGWLYDKHHSKYYSTAGMLIITAAMFLYAYAAYIASIPAIIAGMVLLGIGGALFQSPNNTELMSALPRQKLGIASSVSSTVRNLGFTLGTSFAVLLLTVQFSLAGYHGQILEADHSLLIPVVAITMAAGGVICLMSAIASLLRNV, from the coding sequence ATGCAGCAGGCACAGCAGGAGCAGATCCCGGAACAGGTGTACAGAAACAGGTACAAGATCATGCTGGTGGTGCTCCCCAGCATCTTCATGTCGGTCATAGACGGCACGGTTACCAATATCGCGCTTCCTACGATCACTTCCTACTTCAACGTAGACGTCGCGCTGTCGCAGTGGGTGATCACCGGTTACCTCCTCACCATCACCAGCCTGTTGCTCGTGTTCGGCAAGATCTCCGAGCGCACAGGTAAAATCCCCATATTCATCGCAGGCTTCGCGATCTTCACCGTCAGCTCTCTGGCCTGTGGCCTGGCGCCTAACCTCCCGGTGCTCATCGGCTGCCGGGTACTGCAGGCCGTCGGCGGTGCCATGGTGTTCAGCATCAGCGGCGCCATCCTCTTTCAGGCTTTCCCCGTCAAAGAGAGGGGCAGGGCTATGGGCTACATCGGCTCAACCGTCGCAATAGGCGGCATCATGGGCCCGGTGGTCGGCGGGTTCCTGGTCAGCACCCTGGGCTGGCAGTACATTTTCCTGATCAACGTGCCCATCGGCGTTGTCGTGCTCCTGGCCGCGCTGGCTTACCTGCGGATGCCGGAGACGAAGTACGAAGAGGCCGGGTTTGACTGGGCGGGCACCGGGGCCCTCGTCACCGCGATGACCTCGCTGGTCCTGTGCCTGGGACAGCTGGCGGATACGGCAGCCATCACCCCGCCCATCGTCGCGCTCGCCGCCATTTTCGCCGTCTCCCTCACCGCCTTCGTGTGGATCGAGAGCCGGGCCAGATCGCCTATCCTCGACCTGGAAGTGTTCCGGATCAAGAACTTCACCCTGCCCTGCCTGAGCATGCTCCTCTTCTTCGTCGGCAGCTTTACTGTTACAATAGTGGGGCCGTTCTACTTCGAGGGCGTCATGGGCTTCACCCCTGCACAGGTAGGCATGTTTTTCCTGATCAACCCCATCATCATGATGATCGGGGCGCCGATCGGCGGGTGGCTCTACGACAAGCACCACTCGAAGTACTACAGCACTGCTGGCATGCTGATCATCACGGCGGCGATGTTCCTCTACGCCTACGCAGCTTACATTGCGAGCATCCCGGCCATCATCGCCGGCATGGTCCTCCTCGGCATTGGCGGCGCCCTGTTCCAGAGCCCCAACAATACGGAGCTGATGAGCGCCCTCCCCCGCCAGAAGCTCGGCATCGCCTCCAGCGTCTCCAGTACCGTGAGAAACCTCGGCTTCACCCTGGGCACGTCGTTCGCCGTACTGCTCCTGACAGTACAGTTCAGCCTCGCCGGCTACCATGGCCAGATCCTCGAAGCCGACCACAGCCTCCTCATCCCCGTCGTCGCGATCACAATGGCCGCCGGCGGCGTAATATGCCTGATGTCCGCCATAGCTTCGCTGCTAAGGAACGTCTGA
- a CDS encoding YkgJ family cysteine cluster protein, protein MICSCDVASIDRLADRKQDENWRFRAFLKEECDLPDAEVDRMVHELYGQEAAKIDCTSCARCCSTAPLLDDEDVGRLAGSLGITSDEVTSRYLKMDDDWGELTFNQKPCPLLKDDLCTCYAARPHDCWSYPHLQKEGFRHRLISAVNNASVCPVVFNVLERLKDEMRPHGWNRHTSGRGRNR, encoded by the coding sequence ATGATCTGTAGTTGTGATGTGGCGAGCATCGACCGCCTGGCTGACAGAAAGCAGGACGAGAACTGGCGGTTCCGCGCCTTCCTCAAGGAAGAGTGCGACCTGCCCGACGCGGAGGTCGACCGCATGGTCCATGAGCTATACGGCCAGGAAGCGGCGAAGATCGACTGCACGTCCTGCGCCCGGTGCTGCAGCACTGCCCCACTGCTGGACGACGAAGACGTGGGCCGGCTCGCCGGCTCGCTCGGCATTACCTCAGACGAGGTTACCTCCAGGTACCTGAAGATGGACGACGACTGGGGCGAGCTTACCTTCAACCAAAAACCGTGCCCGCTGCTGAAGGACGACCTTTGTACTTGTTACGCTGCCAGGCCGCACGACTGCTGGTCATATCCCCACCTGCAAAAAGAGGGCTTCCGGCACCGGTTGATAAGCGCCGTGAACAACGCCTCGGTCTGCCCCGTCGTGTTCAACGTCCTGGAGCGGCTGAAAGATGAGATGAGGCCCCACGGGTGGAACCGGCACACCTCCGGGCGAGGCCGGAACAGGTGA
- a CDS encoding hydrolase, with protein sequence MTSLPVRNQEEDHLLTPKNCVLILIDYQPPQIFTTKSMDRQRMIDNVVALTKIAKNFGLPIILTTVNVTNGVNPPTIPQLRSIIPEVREIDRTTINSWEDEEFVNAVKATGRKKLLMAALWTEACLIFPALDALKEGYEVYPVIDCLGGTSIESHQAALNRAVQAGAQLTTWNGVGCELQRDWARKETVPGWIKANIEQGEAWGWYLTIEHEVNEFHNYVPKAHGEAEPAQSARKEAQA encoded by the coding sequence ATGACGTCTCTACCTGTCCGAAATCAGGAGGAAGATCACCTCCTTACGCCGAAAAACTGTGTGCTGATCCTCATCGACTACCAGCCTCCGCAAATATTTACGACAAAGTCGATGGACCGCCAGCGAATGATTGACAACGTCGTCGCGCTCACAAAAATCGCGAAGAACTTCGGGCTTCCGATTATCCTCACCACGGTCAACGTCACTAACGGCGTGAACCCGCCAACGATTCCACAGCTACGCAGCATAATCCCGGAAGTGCGGGAGATCGACAGGACGACCATAAACTCGTGGGAGGACGAGGAATTTGTTAACGCGGTCAAGGCGACCGGCCGCAAGAAGCTGCTCATGGCTGCGCTGTGGACGGAAGCCTGCCTGATATTCCCCGCGCTCGACGCTTTGAAGGAAGGCTACGAAGTGTATCCGGTCATCGATTGCCTGGGAGGCACCTCGATAGAATCGCATCAGGCAGCCCTGAACCGCGCGGTTCAGGCCGGGGCACAGCTGACGACGTGGAACGGGGTCGGATGCGAACTCCAGCGGGACTGGGCCCGCAAAGAAACCGTGCCGGGCTGGATCAAGGCAAACATCGAGCAGGGCGAGGCCTGGGGCTGGTATCTCACGATAGAGCACGAGGTCAACGAGTTCCATAACTACGTGCCAAAGGCACACGGCGAAGCGGAGCCGGCACAGTCGGCCAGAAAGGAAGCGCAGGCGTGA
- a CDS encoding redoxin domain-containing protein, giving the protein MENVDSSAVRKDPSEKVAKPLAPGARAPDFALRAGHDQIVKLSDYKGRPLVLVFYPADFSPVCTDELALFNEVLPEFERYGASIVGISVDGIWSHQAFAKSRNLRFPLLSDFEPKGEVSRAYGVYRETDGMSERALFLIDGDGIIRWSYISPLKVNPGADGVLKALEDLKAGGERAAATV; this is encoded by the coding sequence ATGGAGAACGTGGATAGTTCGGCGGTCAGGAAGGACCCGTCCGAAAAGGTAGCGAAACCGCTGGCACCTGGTGCCAGAGCGCCAGATTTCGCCTTGCGTGCCGGGCATGACCAGATTGTGAAGCTGAGCGACTACAAGGGCAGGCCGTTGGTCCTCGTGTTCTACCCGGCAGATTTCAGCCCGGTCTGCACGGATGAGCTGGCGCTGTTCAATGAGGTGCTCCCCGAGTTCGAGCGGTACGGGGCCTCGATCGTGGGCATTTCGGTGGATGGCATCTGGAGCCACCAGGCCTTTGCGAAAAGCCGGAACCTCCGCTTTCCTTTGTTATCCGATTTCGAGCCGAAGGGGGAAGTTTCCCGGGCTTACGGCGTCTACAGGGAGACGGATGGGATGAGCGAGCGGGCGCTGTTCTTGATCGACGGCGACGGCATCATCCGGTGGAGCTACATATCCCCGCTGAAGGTGAACCCGGGCGCCGACGGGGTCCTCAAGGCGCTGGAAGACCTGAAGGCCGGAGGCGAGAGGGCTGCCGCAACAGTATGA
- a CDS encoding Hsp20/alpha crystallin family protein: MREYLLDPMDELRRMQERLSRIMGEMEMPMAAGERGVQVPHVDVREHENEIIVTADLPGVSKEDISIDVKEGNVLEISAQKKMESQKEEKGYIRHERGYSKFYRSISLPSDVDKSKAKATYNNGVLEITLPVTEKHKTHGIPIS, encoded by the coding sequence ATGAGAGAATACTTACTGGACCCGATGGATGAGCTGCGGAGAATGCAGGAGAGGCTGAGCAGGATCATGGGCGAGATGGAAATGCCCATGGCGGCAGGAGAGCGAGGGGTGCAGGTGCCCCACGTGGACGTCAGGGAGCATGAGAACGAGATCATCGTCACCGCCGACTTGCCTGGCGTCAGCAAGGAGGATATCAGCATCGATGTTAAGGAAGGCAACGTGCTGGAAATCTCGGCCCAGAAGAAGATGGAGAGCCAGAAAGAGGAAAAGGGCTACATCCGCCACGAGCGGGGCTACTCTAAGTTCTACCGCTCCATATCCCTGCCCTCTGACGTGGACAAGAGCAAGGCGAAGGCGACCTACAACAACGGCGTGCTGGAGATCACCCTGCCGGTGACAGAGAAGCACAAGACCCACGGCATACCGATCTCCTGA
- a CDS encoding carboxypeptidase regulatory-like domain-containing protein yields the protein MKLSTILLLPILLSLFLIATSTSALADSPVSVLVKDKNGAVGGALVSVQVNGITHSTQTDLNGIGNFSLPPGQYYFTASKTGYASGSGTATVGDNSTVTIILTNLYTLSGTVIDSATGQPVKDAAITITNKETDKSYTGGTNDNGVFSIPVSNGYYSVTVRAPFYQLTVMDDKGAGYHVLDSSLYIGYLPIATDNNITSLNGVKLTTDYPGKVIKVNQTVTFDVTLTNNGIVDKSYAVSVKDAPAGWNVQLLSGSDVISRVFVEKGSSRTFQVKTTPLSAGSHVITIVAGSEGDSGQVQLYVDSTIDTDYKLEFSMPENLSLAAGTSKNVDVYVKNNGSGKLSSVRIDMGNDDIPESLNAEVVTREASELAPGESKRFVVKITAKADASEGTERLYMRAVSAEAKTEQKYIEVSVTRSNSWLGIGIGIALLAILAFGFIVWKYGRR from the coding sequence ATGAAGCTCTCAACCATATTACTCCTCCCAATCCTCCTATCACTATTTTTAATAGCCACCTCCACCTCTGCCCTCGCTGACTCCCCCGTCTCGGTCCTGGTGAAGGATAAGAATGGGGCGGTCGGCGGGGCCCTGGTGTCCGTGCAGGTCAACGGCATCACCCATTCAACGCAGACCGACCTGAACGGTATCGGCAACTTCTCCCTGCCCCCGGGCCAGTACTACTTCACCGCCTCAAAAACAGGATATGCGAGTGGAAGCGGCACTGCAACGGTCGGCGACAATTCCACGGTTACTATCATTCTTACCAATCTGTACACGCTCAGCGGCACCGTGATCGATTCGGCTACTGGCCAGCCAGTAAAGGATGCTGCAATAACGATCACTAACAAGGAGACAGATAAGTCGTACACCGGCGGCACCAACGACAACGGCGTATTCAGCATTCCCGTCTCCAACGGTTACTACAGTGTTACTGTCAGGGCTCCATTCTACCAGCTAACCGTAATGGATGACAAGGGTGCAGGGTACCACGTGCTGGACAGCAGCCTGTACATCGGGTACCTGCCAATTGCTACTGATAATAATATTACTAGTTTGAACGGCGTGAAGCTGACTACAGATTACCCTGGGAAAGTCATCAAAGTCAACCAGACTGTCACCTTCGACGTCACGTTGACTAACAATGGTATCGTGGATAAGTCGTACGCTGTCAGTGTAAAGGATGCTCCCGCCGGGTGGAACGTTCAATTACTGTCAGGCTCGGACGTGATCAGCCGGGTGTTCGTAGAGAAGGGCTCCTCCAGGACTTTCCAAGTAAAAACTACTCCGTTATCGGCAGGCAGTCACGTGATTACTATTGTAGCGGGCAGCGAAGGCGACTCTGGCCAAGTGCAATTGTACGTGGACTCCACGATAGATACCGACTACAAGTTAGAGTTCTCGATGCCGGAGAATCTCAGCCTTGCGGCAGGGACGAGCAAGAACGTGGACGTCTACGTTAAGAATAATGGCTCGGGTAAGCTTTCCAGTGTAAGGATCGACATGGGAAATGATGACATCCCAGAATCGCTGAACGCCGAGGTAGTGACTCGCGAAGCGAGCGAGCTTGCCCCGGGCGAGTCGAAGCGGTTCGTAGTCAAGATAACGGCCAAGGCGGACGCTTCCGAAGGCACGGAAAGACTGTATATGCGAGCGGTGAGCGCAGAGGCGAAGACGGAGCAGAAGTACATCGAAGTAAGTGTGACCCGGAGCAATTCCTGGCTCGGCATCGGCATCGGCATAGCCCTGTTAGCGATTCTGGCCTTCGGCTTCATCGTCTGGAAATACGGCCGCCGCTGA